The following coding sequences lie in one Mycobacterium sp. Z3061 genomic window:
- a CDS encoding TauD/TfdA family dioxygenase: MLTVKNTRQRVSQRRSIAAPTVWDHASLDAWDYMIAVEPQHAAACLRIRDRLRRLGRRLDTIVASDFQEPELVEIARGIRHCLRLGPGFCVLRGLPLQDWTDEEASMLYWGLGTYLGGPQPQNRQGDRVYLVQDTGQTVAEARGSKTNSELIFHTDSACAYAGSRPDVLGLLCLRKAVSGGESVMVSGHTAYNAVLAAQPELVEELYGRFCFDRSHETQPGEDPFTYGSIFTDTPEGVRIRYNRLHIELGHYRSGQPLSDRQRQALDALDRALNDPANHVEFTLDPGDVFFADNHATLHNRRSFVDAPDAAQRRCLVRLWLAGEPRN, encoded by the coding sequence ATGCTCACAGTGAAGAACACACGGCAGCGGGTAAGCCAGCGCCGGTCGATTGCCGCACCGACGGTCTGGGACCACGCCAGCCTGGACGCCTGGGACTACATGATCGCCGTCGAGCCGCAGCACGCCGCGGCGTGCCTACGCATCCGCGACCGGCTGCGCCGCCTGGGCCGGCGCCTGGACACGATCGTGGCATCGGACTTCCAGGAGCCGGAGCTGGTCGAGATCGCCCGGGGCATCCGGCACTGCCTGCGCCTGGGTCCCGGCTTCTGCGTGCTGCGCGGCCTGCCGCTGCAGGATTGGACGGATGAGGAAGCCTCGATGCTCTACTGGGGCCTGGGCACCTACCTGGGTGGGCCGCAGCCGCAGAACCGCCAGGGCGACCGGGTTTACCTGGTGCAGGACACCGGTCAGACCGTCGCGGAGGCCCGCGGCTCGAAAACCAACTCCGAGTTGATCTTTCACACCGACTCGGCCTGCGCCTACGCCGGCAGCCGGCCCGACGTGCTCGGCCTGCTGTGCCTGCGCAAGGCCGTGTCCGGCGGGGAGTCGGTCATGGTCAGTGGCCACACCGCATACAACGCGGTGCTGGCGGCACAGCCCGAACTGGTGGAGGAACTCTACGGACGGTTCTGCTTCGACCGCTCGCACGAAACCCAGCCGGGCGAGGACCCGTTCACGTACGGCTCGATCTTCACCGACACCCCGGAGGGCGTCCGCATCCGGTACAACCGGTTGCACATCGAGCTGGGCCACTACCGCAGCGGTCAGCCGCTGAGCGACCGGCAGCGCCAGGCTCTCGACGCTCTGGACCGGGCCCTGAACGACCCCGCCAACCACGTCGAGTTCACCCTCGACCCGGGCGACGTCTTCTTCGCCGACAACCACGCCACCCTGCACAACCGCCGCAGTTTCGTCGACGCACCGGATGCGGCGCAACGACGCTGCCTGGTGCGCCTGTGGCTGGCCGGCGAACCCCGCAACTGA
- a CDS encoding S9 family peptidase produces the protein MALPEPISVEDFFRPPVRAGATISPDGTRMAYLAPWRNRLNVWVQPLDESEPARCVTADDTRSVLSYEWTDDPRWLLYLQDSGGDENWHIFRVDLEDPGASAVDLTPFEGTKAIFEIPGGLSGKAIVYLNKRNVALLDAYELDIATGELTMRAENPGQVAGWLSSRDGDLFAVALTAAGDVEIHRWDAASAELRPIATYDGADYTLGVFPMVVTPDGTGIWIGSNEGTDRTRLVRLDVVNGTETAVDSHPSFDLDARGLVMPLVPQPLIQHRRTGELLGARYLGARQVIRPLDPLFAEVLANLEKLSEGDIGALSSDDSGQRWIVSFNHDRDAGLTYLYDHSTGRSRLLFRPFPHLDPAQLAPMTPVTIPSRDGLDLPSYLTLPVGLEPKGLPMVLLVHGGPWARDWWRFDPEAQFLANRGYAVLQVNFRGSTGFGKAFVKAAVGEFAGKMHDDLIDAVNWAVEMGYADPARVAIFGGSYGGYAALVGVTFTPEVFAAAIDYVGISSLANFMRTLPAIARPHLANNWHLFVGDPEDPAQEADMLERSPITKVERIQTPLLVAQGANDVRVVQAESDNLVEALRARGVEVEYLVKEDEGHGFLNPENVIDLFDAVDRFLEQHLGGRN, from the coding sequence ATGGCACTGCCCGAACCGATCTCTGTCGAGGACTTCTTCCGCCCACCCGTCCGAGCCGGAGCGACCATCTCGCCCGACGGAACGCGGATGGCGTATCTCGCCCCGTGGCGCAACCGCCTGAACGTGTGGGTCCAACCGCTGGACGAAAGCGAGCCGGCGCGCTGCGTCACCGCGGACGACACCCGTTCGGTGTTGAGCTACGAATGGACCGACGACCCCCGGTGGCTGCTCTACCTGCAGGACAGTGGCGGCGACGAGAATTGGCACATCTTCCGGGTCGACCTGGAGGATCCGGGGGCCTCCGCCGTTGACCTGACACCCTTCGAAGGCACCAAGGCGATCTTCGAGATCCCGGGCGGACTGTCCGGCAAGGCCATCGTGTACCTCAACAAGCGCAACGTCGCGTTGCTGGACGCCTACGAATTGGACATTGCCACAGGCGAACTCACCATGCGCGCCGAGAATCCCGGGCAGGTCGCGGGATGGCTCAGCAGCCGTGACGGCGATCTGTTCGCCGTGGCACTGACTGCCGCCGGCGACGTTGAAATCCACCGATGGGACGCCGCATCGGCCGAGCTACGGCCGATCGCCACCTATGACGGCGCCGACTACACGCTGGGCGTTTTCCCGATGGTCGTCACCCCTGACGGAACGGGAATCTGGATCGGCTCCAACGAGGGCACCGACCGCACCCGACTGGTCCGGCTTGACGTGGTCAACGGCACGGAGACGGCCGTGGACAGCCACCCCAGCTTCGACCTGGACGCCAGGGGCCTGGTCATGCCGCTCGTGCCACAACCACTGATCCAACACAGACGCACGGGTGAGCTGCTCGGGGCACGCTATCTGGGTGCGCGTCAGGTCATCAGGCCGCTCGACCCACTGTTCGCCGAGGTCCTGGCGAACTTGGAGAAGCTGTCCGAAGGCGATATCGGAGCGTTGTCCTCCGACGACAGCGGTCAGCGATGGATCGTCAGCTTCAACCACGACCGGGACGCCGGACTCACCTACCTCTATGACCACTCCACCGGCCGCAGCAGGCTGCTGTTCCGGCCTTTCCCACACCTTGATCCCGCGCAGTTGGCGCCGATGACGCCCGTGACGATCCCGTCCCGCGACGGACTGGACTTGCCGTCATATCTGACGCTGCCCGTCGGACTGGAACCGAAGGGCCTGCCGATGGTGCTGCTCGTCCACGGCGGACCGTGGGCCAGGGATTGGTGGAGGTTCGACCCGGAGGCGCAGTTCCTCGCCAACCGCGGGTATGCGGTGCTGCAAGTCAACTTCCGCGGGTCAACGGGATTCGGGAAGGCATTCGTCAAGGCCGCGGTCGGGGAGTTCGCGGGCAAAATGCACGACGATTTGATCGACGCGGTGAACTGGGCGGTCGAGATGGGTTACGCGGACCCGGCGCGGGTCGCGATCTTCGGCGGTTCCTACGGCGGCTACGCCGCACTGGTCGGCGTCACCTTCACGCCGGAGGTCTTCGCGGCGGCCATCGACTACGTCGGGATCTCCAGCCTGGCCAACTTCATGCGCACACTCCCGGCGATCGCACGGCCCCACCTCGCCAACAATTGGCACCTGTTCGTCGGCGACCCGGAAGATCCCGCGCAGGAGGCGGACATGCTGGAGCGCTCACCGATCACCAAGGTGGAACGAATTCAGACGCCGTTGCTGGTTGCGCAGGGCGCCAATGACGTTCGCGTCGTCCAGGCCGAGTCCGACAATCTGGTGGAGGCGCTGCGCGCCCGCGGCGTCGAGGTGGAGTACCTGGTCAAGGAAGACGAAGGGCACGGTTTCCTCAACCCTGAGAACGTCATTGACTTGTTCGACGCCGTGGACCGGTTCCTCGAACAACATCTGGGCGGACGGAACTAG
- a CDS encoding TetR family transcriptional regulator encodes MEDIAHGEARLQVSRHACELFWRNGVSGTTGDDIAAAAGLSTRTIWRYFRSKESCVEPVLAKSTHRFIAVLDRWPRELSLGEHMAADAVAHPFTEQDIADEVSAMRIASMTASEPALRTAYLMVHDELERGFIPVIAKRLRMNRDDLTVRLCAAAVTGALRVIDEDVSIAVVAHGEKVSPQQTLALIDRAILDATNGRIGGPIPQ; translated from the coding sequence GTGGAGGACATAGCGCACGGCGAAGCCAGGTTGCAGGTATCCCGCCACGCCTGCGAACTGTTCTGGCGGAACGGGGTGTCGGGAACGACCGGCGACGACATCGCAGCTGCCGCAGGGCTTTCCACCCGGACAATCTGGAGGTACTTCCGGTCTAAAGAGAGCTGCGTCGAACCGGTGCTCGCCAAGTCGACGCACCGGTTCATCGCAGTATTGGACCGGTGGCCGCGTGAATTATCGCTGGGCGAACACATGGCCGCCGACGCGGTCGCGCACCCGTTCACCGAACAGGACATCGCCGACGAGGTCAGTGCGATGCGAATTGCCAGCATGACGGCGTCGGAACCGGCGCTACGCACCGCCTACCTGATGGTCCACGACGAACTCGAGCGAGGCTTCATTCCCGTCATCGCCAAGCGACTGCGGATGAACCGCGACGATCTCACCGTGCGACTGTGCGCAGCGGCCGTGACCGGTGCGTTGCGGGTGATCGACGAGGACGTCAGCATCGCGGTCGTCGCGCACGGCGAAAAGGTCAGCCCGCAGCAGACACTCGCGCTGATCGACCGGGCGATTCTCGACGCGACCAACGGACGCATCGGCGGACCCATCCCCCAGTAG
- a CDS encoding MMPL family transporter — translation MLRQLATFTVRRPKAVLAAVLVLLGISVVLGGSVSDKLGTGGNTDPAAESSQAEEFLDQHFGTTSNLVIQLLPREGTVDAPDVAPVRDRVLRLIAAEPKAKVTRAFGDEGAGDLRSKDGRSGLILVHVGGTADEAAETAKRIIASLPTDANVAVRAGGSLGVQQEIRDKVKHDLKMSESIAVPISLAVLVVVFGGLIAAALPVVVGVVSIVSTLSVLLLMTTMTDVSVHALTVTTAFGLGLSIDFGLLMVSRFREECANGRGHHQAIIATVTTAGRTILFSAATVTLAMTSLLVFPTYFLRSVGLAATATVLLSAFSAIVVLPALLALLGTRVDSLAVIRRKVPLSADSLFWRRFAEVVTRRPLLYAVPVVAALLALGVPFLHAQYATPDERALPTDSSARLVAESLQHDFSLDPSQAITLVTRNDAGVLANLAAEVSRMDGAVLVNGTIGRYEHGQPVGPTPAASGAGYAFVYLSVQADSDQAQHLVRDIRAKITGHQVEVGGPTATLIDSRAAIADRLPLAIALIAVATFILLFLFTGSVVVPVKALLLNLLVLSAVLGVLVWIFQQGHLSGLLGFTPAPLNPSMVVLLCAIAFSLSVDYEIFLLSRIKEARDSGLSNDASTVIGLGRVGRIVTSAALLLTITLISFANGLSFMKMFGIGTALAVVIDATIIRGVVVPAFLRVAGDLNWWAPKPLRWLHSRVGISETAEHTPEPTQTPEPVDTPAPAEDLAVAAAVHAAEEYVEAGPSTSPSTSPSTEVEVIPGAHLVANVNGTVIVVAHRERTALTEHSVAAQQLAALAEMVRRTDPQKLVSAFAKLSRQPWTHTLVDVGIVTPTSAGLEILLCGSVTVALDDGDDRTLLHGRGRLVHYSVPMPAVAAVVAVEELGQRSRAGIPANGVYRITGGIVPGDGAVLRSTRTPGRLVPAVASPQPGRWVVLEDGSHFEIDRDCVIGRDPHGSDAAQRGLRPVSLEDPAGLLSRAHVEVRTVNGEVVVVDRGSTNGVFLREPAQQGWTPIAPWEPATWRPGSYIQIGGRILRLQAGTAPLAPRGPRVTRQHVVSREPLPGHASEAVFPTG, via the coding sequence ATGTTGAGGCAGTTGGCCACCTTCACCGTGCGGCGCCCCAAGGCGGTGCTGGCGGCGGTCCTGGTGCTACTCGGCATCAGTGTCGTACTCGGCGGCTCGGTGTCCGACAAGCTGGGCACGGGCGGAAACACCGACCCGGCAGCGGAGTCGTCGCAGGCCGAAGAGTTCCTGGACCAGCATTTCGGGACCACGTCCAACCTGGTCATCCAGCTGCTGCCCCGCGAAGGCACCGTCGACGCACCCGACGTCGCCCCGGTGCGGGACCGGGTGCTTCGACTGATCGCGGCCGAGCCGAAGGCCAAGGTCACCAGGGCCTTCGGCGATGAGGGCGCCGGTGATCTGCGCAGCAAGGACGGCCGCTCCGGCCTCATCCTCGTCCACGTCGGCGGCACCGCGGACGAGGCCGCCGAGACGGCCAAGCGGATCATCGCGAGCCTGCCCACCGACGCCAACGTCGCCGTGCGGGCGGGCGGCTCCCTGGGTGTGCAGCAAGAGATCCGCGACAAGGTCAAACACGACCTCAAGATGAGCGAGAGCATCGCCGTGCCCATCTCGCTCGCGGTGCTGGTCGTGGTGTTCGGTGGGCTCATCGCCGCGGCGCTGCCGGTGGTGGTCGGGGTCGTCTCGATCGTCTCGACCCTGTCGGTGCTGCTGCTGATGACGACCATGACCGACGTGTCCGTGCATGCCCTGACCGTCACGACCGCATTCGGGCTGGGCCTGTCGATCGACTTCGGGCTGCTGATGGTGTCCCGATTCCGGGAGGAATGCGCCAACGGCAGGGGCCACCACCAGGCGATCATCGCGACTGTCACCACCGCGGGCCGCACGATCCTGTTCAGCGCGGCGACGGTTACCCTGGCGATGACCAGCCTGCTGGTCTTCCCCACCTACTTCCTGCGGTCGGTCGGTCTCGCCGCCACCGCCACCGTGCTGCTGTCGGCGTTCAGCGCAATCGTGGTGCTGCCCGCGCTGCTGGCCCTGCTCGGCACACGCGTCGACTCGCTCGCGGTGATCCGGCGCAAGGTGCCGCTGTCGGCGGACTCGCTGTTCTGGCGGCGCTTCGCCGAAGTCGTCACCCGCCGGCCGCTGCTGTACGCGGTGCCCGTCGTCGCGGCGTTGCTCGCGCTGGGGGTCCCGTTCCTGCACGCCCAGTACGCCACGCCCGACGAGCGCGCGCTGCCGACGGACTCCAGCGCGCGCCTGGTGGCCGAGTCGTTGCAGCACGATTTCTCCCTCGACCCGTCTCAGGCGATCACCCTGGTCACCCGCAACGATGCCGGCGTGCTCGCCAATCTCGCCGCCGAGGTCTCCCGCATGGACGGTGCCGTCCTGGTCAACGGCACCATCGGCCGCTACGAGCACGGGCAGCCGGTCGGTCCGACGCCCGCCGCGTCCGGGGCCGGCTACGCCTTCGTCTACCTGTCGGTACAGGCGGACTCCGACCAGGCCCAGCACCTGGTCCGCGACATCCGCGCGAAGATCACCGGCCACCAGGTCGAGGTGGGCGGGCCGACCGCCACGCTGATCGACAGCCGCGCCGCGATCGCCGACCGGCTCCCACTGGCCATCGCCCTGATCGCGGTGGCGACATTCATCCTGTTGTTCCTGTTCACCGGCAGCGTCGTGGTGCCGGTCAAAGCGCTGCTGCTGAACCTGCTGGTGCTCAGCGCGGTGCTGGGTGTCCTGGTCTGGATCTTCCAGCAGGGCCACCTTTCCGGGCTGCTGGGATTCACCCCCGCGCCGCTGAACCCGTCGATGGTCGTCCTGCTCTGCGCCATCGCGTTCAGCCTCTCCGTCGACTACGAGATCTTCCTGCTCAGCCGAATCAAGGAGGCCCGCGACTCCGGCCTGTCGAATGACGCGTCCACCGTCATCGGGCTGGGACGGGTGGGACGGATCGTGACCAGCGCCGCGCTGCTGCTCACGATCACGTTGATCTCGTTCGCCAATGGGTTGTCGTTCATGAAGATGTTCGGCATCGGCACGGCGCTCGCTGTCGTAATCGACGCGACCATCATCCGCGGCGTCGTCGTCCCGGCGTTCCTGCGGGTCGCCGGCGACCTCAACTGGTGGGCACCCAAGCCGTTGCGTTGGTTGCACTCGCGCGTCGGCATCAGCGAGACCGCGGAGCACACCCCTGAGCCGACGCAGACGCCGGAACCCGTCGACACCCCGGCGCCGGCCGAAGACCTCGCCGTGGCGGCCGCAGTGCACGCGGCCGAAGAATATGTCGAGGCCGGACCGTCGACCTCCCCGTCGACCTCACCGTCGACTGAGGTCGAGGTCATCCCCGGCGCACACCTGGTGGCCAACGTCAACGGCACCGTCATCGTGGTCGCCCACCGCGAGCGGACGGCGCTGACCGAGCACTCCGTCGCCGCGCAACAGCTGGCGGCCCTGGCCGAAATGGTGCGGCGGACCGACCCGCAGAAGCTGGTCAGCGCCTTCGCCAAGCTGTCCCGTCAGCCCTGGACCCACACGCTGGTCGACGTCGGCATAGTCACGCCCACCTCGGCCGGCCTGGAAATCCTGCTGTGCGGCAGTGTCACCGTCGCGCTAGATGACGGCGACGACCGGACGTTGCTGCACGGCCGCGGTCGCCTGGTGCACTACTCGGTGCCGATGCCGGCGGTGGCCGCAGTGGTCGCCGTCGAGGAGCTGGGACAGCGGTCACGCGCCGGCATCCCGGCGAACGGCGTCTACCGGATCACCGGCGGCATCGTGCCCGGCGACGGCGCCGTCCTGCGTTCCACCCGAACCCCCGGCCGGCTCGTGCCGGCGGTCGCGTCGCCGCAGCCCGGGCGGTGGGTGGTCCTTGAAGACGGCTCCCACTTCGAGATCGACCGCGACTGCGTCATCGGCCGCGACCCGCACGGGTCGGATGCCGCGCAGCGCGGACTCCGTCCGGTGAGTCTGGAGGACCCGGCCGGTCTGCTGTCCCGGGCCCACGTCGAGGTCCGCACCGTAAACGGCGAGGTGGTCGTCGTCGACCGCGGCTCGACCAACGGCGTCTTCCTGCGCGAGCCGGCCCAGCAGGGTTGGACCCCGATCGCCCCCTGGGAGCCGGCTACATGGCGGCCCGGCAGCTACATCCAGATCGGCGGACGGATCCTTCGGCTACAGGCGGGAACCGCCCCGCTGGCCCCGCGTGGACCGCGTGTCACCAGGCAACACGTTGTTTCGCGGGAGCCGCTTCCCGGCCACGCGTCCGAGGCGGTGTTCCCGACGGGCTAG
- a CDS encoding LuxR C-terminal-related transcriptional regulator, producing the protein MRLTWPLVGRAQEIAVVQAAISDPRTPGVLICGAPGVGKSRLAGDAVTGLAGCVTRRAVASASARSIPLGAFAAWVRLPGPGDGQLVHIVRDVIESLTATTEQTAVVIAVDDAHLLDDLSVFVLHQIVQRRSAKVVLTVRSGEPLSAALQEVWSDGFERLDLQPLSAGETATLLSESLDGVVDPDVSQRLWKLTRGNVLYLRNIVEQERADGRLVQRHGYWRWTGDPVVPPSLAELIESRMGTLPAAVGDVVDTLAVGEPLELKSLARLVDPGAIEEADVRGLIAIGPVDGNVEVRLAHPLYGELRRSRAAATRLRRLRGRVATELAASEDRDEVRTVVRRAVLTVDSDLAPDGELLLRAAEGAMFLADAPLADRLAAAAIRAGCGVPAYNIRSFALAWQGRGAEADAAVAATPTEGLSEEDRLYLLGHRGFNRLWGLADPDGARELFEEAAELATPATRSWSDAYLTVYWASMAKPAKAIALGETVDLECLPGIISSAAAWALVVAHGDAGDGAEADRVADVGYACVQRTSTAAHMRLILADRHLGALLLSGRLSSASALAQQAREQTVDVPGVAQLLGAAIMGRAAAGSGRLDEARRHLQAVVELFSGDSNGFRYRYLIPLATTLAMCGLVDEADAALRALDAERHRSWGFVNYERDLAHAWVTACQGALSEAIKIALQAAETCRENGQFAAEVMCLQTAAQFGTGSSAARLGELLGLVQGPRVGVAARFAAALASGNGAELIAVSADFEAMGDLVAALDAAAHAAIAFRNKDLRGSALSCSTRADALAERCGGAVTPVLRQASVPVPFTSREREIVMLLGEGLPSRAVAERLTLSVRTVEGHIYRAMTKTGVSSREELAALLKPRA; encoded by the coding sequence GTGCGTCTGACATGGCCGCTGGTCGGCCGGGCACAGGAAATCGCGGTCGTCCAGGCCGCGATATCTGATCCGCGCACGCCGGGGGTGCTCATCTGTGGTGCACCCGGCGTCGGAAAGAGTCGGCTGGCGGGTGACGCAGTCACGGGGCTTGCTGGGTGCGTCACCCGTCGGGCTGTTGCCAGCGCGTCCGCCCGATCGATTCCTCTGGGGGCATTTGCCGCCTGGGTGCGACTGCCGGGGCCCGGCGACGGGCAGCTGGTTCATATCGTCCGCGACGTGATCGAGTCGCTCACGGCGACAACCGAACAAACCGCGGTCGTCATCGCCGTCGACGACGCACACCTGCTCGATGACCTGTCGGTGTTCGTGCTGCATCAGATCGTTCAGCGCCGGTCGGCGAAAGTGGTGCTGACGGTCCGCAGCGGTGAGCCGCTCTCCGCCGCCCTGCAGGAAGTATGGAGCGACGGGTTCGAGCGGCTGGATCTGCAGCCGCTGTCTGCCGGCGAGACAGCGACGCTGTTATCGGAGTCTTTGGATGGTGTGGTGGATCCTGATGTCTCACAACGGCTTTGGAAGCTGACCCGGGGGAATGTGCTCTACCTGCGCAACATCGTCGAGCAGGAGCGGGCCGATGGCCGATTGGTGCAACGCCACGGCTATTGGCGGTGGACCGGCGATCCGGTGGTGCCGCCCAGTCTGGCCGAGTTGATCGAGTCGCGGATGGGGACGCTGCCCGCCGCGGTGGGCGATGTCGTGGACACCCTGGCGGTGGGAGAGCCGCTCGAACTGAAGTCCCTGGCGCGACTGGTGGACCCAGGCGCCATCGAGGAGGCCGACGTGCGGGGATTGATTGCGATCGGGCCGGTCGACGGCAATGTGGAAGTCCGGCTTGCCCATCCGCTCTATGGCGAGCTGCGCCGGTCGCGCGCTGCGGCTACCCGGTTGCGCCGACTGCGCGGCCGGGTGGCCACCGAGTTGGCCGCGAGTGAGGATCGCGACGAGGTGCGAACGGTGGTGCGCCGCGCGGTGTTGACTGTCGACTCCGACCTGGCGCCGGACGGAGAACTGCTTCTTCGGGCCGCGGAAGGCGCGATGTTCCTGGCCGACGCTCCGCTGGCGGACCGCTTGGCGGCAGCGGCGATTCGGGCCGGATGCGGCGTGCCGGCCTACAACATCCGATCGTTCGCGCTGGCCTGGCAGGGACGCGGTGCGGAGGCCGATGCCGCGGTGGCTGCGACACCCACCGAAGGTCTCTCGGAAGAGGATCGCCTGTACCTGCTTGGTCACCGCGGCTTCAACAGGCTGTGGGGGTTGGCAGACCCCGACGGCGCCAGGGAGCTGTTCGAGGAAGCCGCAGAGTTGGCGACGCCGGCCACGCGCAGCTGGAGCGATGCCTACCTGACCGTCTACTGGGCATCGATGGCAAAGCCCGCCAAGGCGATAGCCCTGGGCGAAACCGTCGACCTGGAGTGCCTGCCCGGAATCATCAGTTCGGCCGCGGCGTGGGCGCTGGTTGTCGCCCATGGAGATGCGGGGGACGGCGCCGAGGCGGACCGGGTGGCCGACGTGGGTTACGCCTGCGTGCAGCGGACGTCCACCGCTGCCCACATGAGGCTGATCCTCGCCGACCGGCACCTTGGTGCGCTGCTGCTCAGTGGTCGCTTGTCGAGTGCCAGTGCCCTTGCTCAGCAGGCGCGCGAGCAGACCGTCGACGTTCCGGGCGTAGCCCAGCTCCTGGGCGCCGCGATCATGGGCCGGGCCGCCGCCGGATCGGGACGCCTGGATGAGGCCAGGCGCCACTTGCAGGCTGTCGTCGAGCTTTTCAGCGGCGATTCCAACGGTTTTCGGTACCGCTACCTGATCCCGCTCGCTACGACACTGGCCATGTGCGGCCTTGTCGACGAGGCGGACGCGGCGCTGCGGGCACTGGACGCGGAGCGCCATCGAAGTTGGGGATTCGTGAACTACGAGCGCGATCTGGCACACGCGTGGGTGACCGCCTGTCAGGGTGCGCTCAGTGAAGCGATCAAGATCGCGCTCCAAGCGGCCGAAACCTGCCGTGAAAATGGTCAATTCGCCGCCGAGGTGATGTGTCTGCAGACCGCCGCGCAATTCGGCACCGGGTCGTCGGCGGCACGGTTGGGTGAACTCCTAGGCTTGGTGCAGGGCCCGCGGGTCGGCGTGGCAGCCCGGTTCGCTGCCGCGCTGGCGTCCGGCAACGGAGCCGAGTTGATAGCTGTATCAGCGGATTTCGAGGCGATGGGTGACCTCGTTGCCGCGCTCGACGCGGCGGCACACGCAGCGATTGCGTTCCGCAACAAAGACTTACGAGGATCGGCGTTGAGCTGCTCGACGCGTGCCGATGCGCTGGCCGAGCGGTGCGGCGGTGCGGTCACTCCGGTGCTTCGTCAAGCCAGCGTGCCCGTACCGTTCACGTCGCGGGAACGGGAGATCGTGATGCTGCTCGGAGAGGGTCTGCCCAGCCGGGCGGTTGCCGAGCGTCTGACACTGTCGGTGCGCACGGTTGAAGGTCACATCTACCGGGCCATGACCAAAACCGGTGTCTCGAGCCGTGAAGAGCTCGCAGCGTTGTTGAAACCGCGAGCCTAG
- a CDS encoding AbrB family transcriptional regulator, translating to MNPIDLLIVAVVCGAFAWSMARYAPKTVPGIGLAAQGVLGVYTGLMVRDISFAALGSHWPIVIAVAVSTLVLSVAGGALLGLHRDITPLTGGLALVAGGSAGLVAIARELGGDDRVVAAVQYLRVAMITAAMPIVATAFYHSTPSHAEKVSEKALLPWYFTLPLLAAIVLVGAVAGRRLRLPGGGLIGPMAITMGLEFAGLANGLAVPMLVFQAGIVLIVLQTVLTLDRESMRAIRRILPGAFALIMVLNVVAAGLGVVLAHSAGLSMLDGYLATSPGGVYAVLGTAAGSGSNVTFVMASQVIRVVLMLVAAPFVAKLFIRFTPQSAPAVQMRPELVPVTA from the coding sequence ATGAACCCGATTGACCTTCTCATCGTCGCCGTTGTCTGCGGGGCCTTCGCCTGGTCGATGGCGCGGTACGCGCCCAAGACCGTGCCGGGAATCGGTCTGGCCGCCCAAGGCGTGCTCGGCGTCTACACCGGGCTGATGGTGCGCGACATCTCCTTCGCCGCGCTGGGCTCGCACTGGCCGATCGTCATAGCGGTGGCCGTCAGCACCCTCGTCCTCAGCGTGGCGGGCGGTGCGTTACTCGGCCTGCACCGCGACATCACGCCACTGACCGGTGGCCTCGCACTGGTCGCCGGCGGCTCGGCCGGGCTGGTCGCCATCGCACGCGAACTCGGCGGTGATGATCGCGTCGTCGCGGCCGTCCAGTACCTGCGCGTTGCCATGATCACGGCCGCCATGCCCATCGTCGCCACCGCCTTCTACCACAGCACTCCCTCCCACGCCGAGAAGGTAAGTGAAAAAGCCTTGCTGCCTTGGTATTTCACGCTTCCGTTGCTCGCAGCCATCGTGCTGGTCGGCGCGGTGGCCGGACGCCGGCTGCGGCTGCCCGGCGGCGGGTTGATCGGCCCGATGGCAATCACCATGGGACTGGAATTCGCCGGACTGGCCAACGGCCTCGCCGTTCCGATGCTGGTGTTCCAGGCCGGAATCGTGCTGATCGTGCTGCAGACGGTACTGACCCTGGACCGCGAGTCAATGCGGGCTATTCGCCGGATCCTGCCCGGCGCGTTCGCCCTGATCATGGTCCTGAACGTGGTCGCGGCCGGCCTGGGGGTGGTCCTGGCGCACTCGGCAGGACTCAGCATGCTGGACGGGTACCTGGCGACCAGCCCGGGCGGTGTCTACGCGGTGCTGGGCACCGCAGCAGGCTCGGGTTCGAACGTGACGTTTGTGATGGCGTCCCAGGTCATCCGGGTGGTGCTGATGCTGGTTGCCGCACCGTTCGTGGCGAAGCTGTTCATCCGGTTCACCCCGCAGAGCGCTCCGGCGGTGCAGATGCGCCCGGAGCTGGTTCCCGTCACCGCCTGA